A region of Plantactinospora sp. BC1 DNA encodes the following proteins:
- a CDS encoding SAM-dependent methyltransferase, producing the protein MSDTTSPAGKLDTNVAHPARRYNYWLGGKDNFAADRVSGDQVAAVFPTVKRAAQENRNFLRRAVGFLAGEAGIRQFLDIGTGLPTADNTHEVAQRIAPESRVVYVDNDPLVMAHARALLTSSREGRSAYIERDLREPESILDAPELHATLDLRQPVGLTLVAILHFVRDFEDPYGVVARLVAALPSGSYLVMSHGTYDGLPAEAVARLEEANAATGGLSRPRSRDEFTRFFAGLDLVDPGVVPIGNWRPAPGSQPPEPVDICMYGAVARIP; encoded by the coding sequence GCAAGGACAACTTCGCCGCCGACCGGGTCTCCGGCGACCAGGTGGCCGCCGTCTTCCCGACCGTGAAGCGGGCCGCCCAGGAGAACCGCAACTTCCTGCGCCGCGCGGTCGGTTTCCTGGCCGGTGAGGCCGGCATCCGGCAGTTCCTCGACATCGGCACCGGGCTGCCGACGGCAGACAACACCCACGAGGTGGCCCAGCGGATCGCACCTGAGTCCCGGGTCGTCTACGTGGACAACGACCCGCTGGTGATGGCGCACGCCCGGGCCCTGCTGACCTCCTCGCGGGAGGGCAGGAGCGCATACATCGAGCGGGACCTGCGGGAGCCGGAATCGATTCTGGACGCCCCGGAACTGCACGCCACCCTCGACCTGCGGCAGCCGGTCGGGCTGACGCTGGTCGCGATCCTGCATTTCGTACGCGACTTCGAGGACCCGTACGGCGTCGTCGCCCGGCTCGTCGCCGCGCTCCCCTCCGGCAGCTACCTGGTGATGTCACACGGCACCTACGACGGGCTGCCGGCCGAGGCGGTCGCGAGGCTGGAGGAGGCGAACGCCGCCACCGGCGGGCTCAGCCGGCCGCGCAGCCGGGACGAGTTCACCCGCTTCTTCGCCGGGCTGGACCTGGTCGACCCGGGGGTCGTACCGATCGGGAACTGGCGGCCGGCACCCGGCAGCCAGCCGCCGGAGCCCGTCGACATCTGCATGTACGGCGCGGTGGCCCGGATCCCCTGA